Proteins co-encoded in one Nitrospinota bacterium genomic window:
- the bshB1 gene encoding bacillithiol biosynthesis deacetylase BshB1 has protein sequence MANILAVGAHPDDIELGAGGTVASLIKKGDSVTICDLTNGEPTPYGSPEVRAKETMESNAILKVERRINLGLQNRWMKDSDEARVKLAEVYREIRPDVILAPYHLDAHPDHVAASSLAQSARFIAKYTKTDMKGEPFYPPRIFFYLCIHLKKMIEPTLIFDISETIEQKLEAVKVYRSQFYSGDKPRGDEIINRLRAQAAYFGYLAGVGFGEPFVKLEEIGVRSFDHLIP, from the coding sequence ATGGCAAATATCCTCGCCGTTGGCGCCCACCCGGACGATATAGAGCTAGGCGCCGGTGGGACGGTCGCTTCTCTCATAAAAAAGGGGGATAGCGTAACAATCTGCGATTTAACAAACGGAGAGCCGACACCATATGGCTCGCCGGAGGTTCGGGCGAAAGAAACCATGGAATCAAACGCTATTCTTAAAGTTGAGAGAAGGATAAATCTCGGTCTTCAAAACAGGTGGATGAAAGACAGTGACGAGGCGAGGGTGAAACTGGCAGAAGTTTACAGGGAGATAAGGCCGGACGTTATTCTCGCGCCATATCATCTTGACGCGCATCCGGACCATGTAGCGGCTTCCAGTCTGGCGCAGTCGGCCAGATTTATAGCAAAGTACACGAAGACCGATATGAAGGGTGAACCTTTTTATCCGCCCAGAATATTCTTTTACCTCTGCATCCATCTTAAGAAAATGATAGAGCCAACGCTGATATTTGATATCTCTGAAACAATCGAGCAGAAGCTTGAGGCCGTGAAGGTTTACAGGTCGCAGTTCTATTCTGGAGATAAGCCTCGCGGAGATGAAATAATAAACAGGCTCAGGGCGCAGGCCGCATACTTCGGGTATCTCGCAGGGGTTGGATTCGGCGAACCGTTTGTTAAGCTCGAAGAGATAGGTGTCCGCTCTTTCGATCACCTTATACCATGA
- a CDS encoding glycosyltransferase family 2 protein, with translation MSQHCTDKRIVIIPVFNEEPYISNVIRTIKRYYDGDILIINDGSTDGTSEIIANLKGVRVLSHKTNMGYGKSLIDGFSYAAENGYSCVVTIDCDEQHEPHHIPTIFRDMGDLDVFSASRYLKVMENNDEPPPDRYRINRVITENVNRITGYKLTDGFCGMKGYKVKSLVKMDLREHGYAFPIEFWIQAFHLGFKVGEFPIARIYKNLNRSFGAQMDDPDRRLDFYMKVLEREMNRWQISSPLAPTRTI, from the coding sequence ATGTCGCAGCATTGCACGGATAAACGTATTGTCATAATACCTGTATTCAACGAAGAGCCTTACATCAGCAATGTCATACGGACGATCAAGCGCTATTATGACGGCGATATCCTGATAATAAATGACGGATCTACCGACGGGACTTCCGAAATAATCGCGAACCTCAAGGGTGTGCGCGTTCTTTCACATAAAACCAACATGGGCTATGGTAAATCGCTCATAGACGGTTTTTCATACGCGGCTGAAAATGGTTACAGCTGCGTGGTGACCATCGACTGTGATGAGCAGCACGAGCCTCATCATATACCGACGATCTTCAGGGATATGGGAGATTTGGATGTTTTCTCCGCTTCAAGATACCTGAAGGTGATGGAGAATAATGACGAGCCCCCTCCCGACAGATATCGCATCAACAGGGTCATCACGGAGAATGTAAACAGAATAACCGGCTACAAGCTGACCGACGGTTTTTGCGGCATGAAGGGGTACAAGGTGAAATCTCTCGTAAAAATGGACTTGCGGGAGCATGGCTATGCGTTTCCGATAGAATTCTGGATACAGGCTTTTCATCTTGGATTCAAGGTTGGGGAGTTCCCTATCGCGAGGATCTATAAAAATCTGAATCGCTCCTTCGGCGCGCAAATGGATGATCCCGATAGAAGGCTCGATTTTTACATGAAGGTACTTGAAAGGGAGATGAATCGATGGCAAATATCCTCGCCGTTGGCGCCCACCCGGACGATATAG